The proteins below come from a single Portunus trituberculatus isolate SZX2019 chromosome 2, ASM1759143v1, whole genome shotgun sequence genomic window:
- the LOC123503552 gene encoding zinc metalloproteinase-disintegrin-like atrolysin-A isoform X2 — MGEVRGDPLSLVALSLCDGARGAVVTGEGVWVEVAPAPGTHTLKGPHLLTPHLKTHAGRCGVSNSDHHHHQELEGGVGRRVERSLRGDALWEQKNTSYVELVVIVDHSLFNRLRSSSSSSSSSSSSSSLSLSRRVQVITNIVNVLYRPLGIIIVLSHLEVWDRDDKVEIVDQDSGKTLQNFQAYLAEFKTHNPNTAVDNLQLLTGVDFENNTVGKATIGGMCGPASVGVSMDSTTSTFLSTAEVMAHEMGHNFGLKHVDEVEGCECESHKCIMRSTGIGKDWNECSKVNITRLLPTASLECLRNVPSVLAFWEDGEGNCGNWVVEEGEECDCGPQEYCQNPCCDARSCKYVGNSTCATGPCCDVKTCKPLPSLTLCRPALSECDVSEYCNGRDEDCGWDYFVRDGTSCDSGQGYCYQGRCGSPSRRCRQVWGEEATSCPVEKVKKLNRLGHLSANCGFDNRAEEKVRPCTQRTAECGTLHCRTPEKAGLGYYFYRTKWQSEEGCRSVLANKTYPETVWLVPDGTPCGDGQMCVRQECVSRPWPVSFIIFMAVLI; from the exons gaggtgagaggcgaCCCGCTCTCACTCGTGGCCCTCTCACTCTGCGATGGtgcaag GGGCGCAGTGGTGACGGGGGAGggggtgtgggtggaggtggcGCCCGCACCTGGCACGCACACCCTGAAAGGCCCACACCTGCTCACGCCACACCTGAAGACACACGCTGGCagatgtg GTGTCTCAAACTcggatcatcatcatcatcaggagcTGGAAGGGGGGGTAGGGAGGagg gtGGAGCGGTCTCTGAGAGGTGATGCATTGTGGGAGCAGAAAAATACTAGTTACGTCgaactagtagtaatagtagaccATTCCTTATTTAACAGActacgctcctcctcctcctcctcctcctcctcctcctcctcctcctccctttctctcagtcGTCGCGTTCAAGTTATCACCAATATCGTTAatgtg ctCTACAGACCGCTTGGCATCATCATAGTGCTAAGCCACCTAGAGGTCTGGGACAGAGACGATAAGGTCGAAATTGTTGACCAAGATTCCggaaaaacactacaaaacttTCAAGCGTATTTGGCTGAATTTAAAACACACAATCCAAACACCGCCGTGGATAACCTGCAGCTTCTTACAGGGGTTGATTTTGAGAACAATACTGTGGGGAAGGCGACCATTGGAGGGATGTGTGG gcCAGCATCAGTTGGAGTCTCTATGGACTCTACCACAAGCACATTTCTGAGTACAGCAGAGGTAATGGCGCACGAGATGGGTCACAATTTTGGCCTAAAACACGTGGATGAGGTGGAAGGATGCGAGTGTGAGTCCCACAAGTGCATCATGAGGTCCACAGGCAtcgg gaaaGATTGGAATGAGTGTAGCAAAGTTAACATTACGAGACTTTTGCCAACTGCCTCCCTTGAGTGTCTCAGAAATGTCCCCTCAGTTTTGGCCTTTTgggaggatggagaggggaaTTGTGGGAactgggtggtggaggagggggaggagtgtgACTGTGGCCCCCAGGAATACTGCCAGAACCCCTGCTGTGACGCCAGGAGCTGTAAATATGTGGGCAACTCAACCTGTGCTACTGGACCGTGCTGTGATGTcaag acCTGCAAGCCTCTCCCTTCGCTCACCCTGTGCCGCCCAGCCCTCTCAGAGTGTGACGTCTCGGAATATTGCAATGGACGCGACGAGGACTGTGGATGGGACTACTTTGTGAGAGATGGGACCAGCTGTGACTctggccag GGTTACTGCTACCAGGGGAGGTGTGGCAGCCCCTCCCGCAGGTGCAGACAGGTGTGGGGCGAGGAGGCCACCAGCTGTCCcgtagagaaagtgaaaaagctTAATCGTCTTGGCCACCTGAGCGCTAACTGTGGATTTGACAACAGGGCCGAGGAGAAGGTCCGTCCCTGTacgcaaag GACGGCAGAGTGTGGTACCCTGCACTGCCGGACCCCTGAGAAGGCCGGCCTGGGGTACTACTTCTACAGGACCAAGTGGCAGAGTGAGGAGGGGTGTCGGTCAGTGCTGGCCAACAAGACTTACCCTGAGACAGTGTGGTTGGTGCCCGATGGAACCCCCTGTGGTGATGGCCAG